The following proteins are co-located in the Lagenorhynchus albirostris chromosome 4, mLagAlb1.1, whole genome shotgun sequence genome:
- the CCNA2 gene encoding cyclin-A2 isoform X1, whose amino-acid sequence MLGSSAPGPAAREAGSALLTLQQTALQEDQENINPEKAAPTQQSRTRAGLAVLKAGNSRGPAPQQRPKTRRVAPLKDLPINDEHVTVPTWKANSQQPAFTIHVDEAEEETQKRPVESKKPESEDVLAFNSAVTLPGPRKPLAPLDYPMDGSFESPHTMDMSIVLEDEKPVSVNEVPDYHEDIHTYLREMEVKCKPKVGYMKKQPDITNSMRAILVDWLVEVGEEYKLQNETLHLAVNYIDRFLSSMSVLRGKLQLVGTAAMLLASKFEEIYPPEVAEFVYITDDTYTKKQVLRMEHLVLKVLAFDLAAPTINQFLTQYFLHQQSANCKVESLAMFLGELSLIDADPYLKYLPSVTAAAAFHLALYTVTGQSWPESLVQKTGYTLETLKPCLMDLHQTYLRAPRHAQQSIREKYKNSKYHGVSLLNPPETLNV is encoded by the exons ATGTTGGGCAGCTCCGCGCCCGGGCCTGCGGCCCGCGAGGCAGGCTCGGCGCTGTTAACATTGCAGCAGACGGCGCTCCAGGAGGACCAGGAGAACATCAACCCCGAGAAGGCGGCGCCCACCCAGCAGTCCCGGACCCGCGCTGGGCTGGCGGTACTGAAGGCCGGGAACTCGCGGGGACCAGCGCCGCAGCAGAGGCCTAAGACGCGACGG gttgCACCTCTTAAGGATCTTCCTATAAATGATGAGCATGTCACCGTTCCTACCTGGAAAGCAAACAGTCAACAGCCTGCATTTACCATTCATGTGGATGAAGCAGAAGAAGAGACTCAAAAGAGGCCAGTTGAATCTAAAAAACCAGAAAGTGAAGATGTTTTGGCTTTTAATTCAGCTGTTACTTTACCAGGACCGAGAAAACCACTGGCACCTCTTGATTACCCAATGGATGGTAGTTTTg AGTCACCACATACTATGGATATGTCAATTGTACTGGAAGATGAAAAGCCAGTGAGTGTTAATGAAGTACCAGACTACCATGAGGACATTCACACATACCTTAGGGAAATGGAG GTTAAATGTAAGCCTAAAGTGGGTTACATGAAGAAACAGCCAGACATTACTAACAGTATGAGGGCTATCCTCGTGGACTGGTTAGTTGAAGTAGGAGAAGAATATAAACTACAGAATGAGACCCTGCATTTGGCTGTGAACTACATTGATAGGTTTCTTTCATCGATGTCTGTGTTGAGAGGAAAACTTCAGCTTGTGGGCACTGCTGCTATGCTGTTAGCCTC AAAGTTTGAAGAAATATACCCCCCAGAAGTAGCAGAGTTTGTATACATTACAGATGACACTTATACCAAGAAACAAGTTCTGAGAATGGAGCACCTAGTTTTGAAAGTCCTTGCTTTTGACTTAGCTGCACCAACAATAAATCAGTTTCTTACCCAGTACTTTCTGCACCAGCAGTCTGCAAACTGCAAAGTTGAAAGTTTAGCAATG TTTTTGGGAGAATTAAGTTTGATAGATGCTGACCCATATCTAAAGTATTTGCCATCAGTTACCGCCGCAGCAGCCTTTCATTTAGCACTCTACACTGTCACGGGACAAAGCTGG CCTGAATCATTAGTACAAAAGACTGGATATACGCTGGAAACTCTAAAGCCTTGTCTCATGGACCTTCACCAGACCTACCTCAGAGCTCCGCGGCATGCACAACAGTCAATAAGAGAAAAGTACAAAAACTCAAA GTATCATGGTGTTTCTCTCCTCAACCCACCCGAGACACTAAATGTGTAA
- the CCNA2 gene encoding cyclin-A2 isoform X2, giving the protein MLGSSAPGPAAREAGSALLTLQQTALQEDQENINPEKAAPTQQSRTRAGLAVLKAGNSRGPAPQQRPKTRRVAPLKDLPINDEHVTVPTWKANSQQPAFTIHVDEAEEETQKRPVESKKPESEDVLAFNSAVTLPGPRKPLAPLDYPMDGSFESPHTMDMSIVLEDEKPVSVNEVPDYHEDIHTYLREMEVKCKPKVGYMKKQPDITNSMRAILVDWLVEVGEEYKLQNETLHLAVNYIDRFLSSMSVLRGKLQLVGTAAMLLASKFEEIYPPEVAEFVYITDDTYTKKQVLRMEHLVLKVLAFDLAAPTINQFLTQYFLHQQSANCKVESLAMPESLVQKTGYTLETLKPCLMDLHQTYLRAPRHAQQSIREKYKNSKYHGVSLLNPPETLNV; this is encoded by the exons ATGTTGGGCAGCTCCGCGCCCGGGCCTGCGGCCCGCGAGGCAGGCTCGGCGCTGTTAACATTGCAGCAGACGGCGCTCCAGGAGGACCAGGAGAACATCAACCCCGAGAAGGCGGCGCCCACCCAGCAGTCCCGGACCCGCGCTGGGCTGGCGGTACTGAAGGCCGGGAACTCGCGGGGACCAGCGCCGCAGCAGAGGCCTAAGACGCGACGG gttgCACCTCTTAAGGATCTTCCTATAAATGATGAGCATGTCACCGTTCCTACCTGGAAAGCAAACAGTCAACAGCCTGCATTTACCATTCATGTGGATGAAGCAGAAGAAGAGACTCAAAAGAGGCCAGTTGAATCTAAAAAACCAGAAAGTGAAGATGTTTTGGCTTTTAATTCAGCTGTTACTTTACCAGGACCGAGAAAACCACTGGCACCTCTTGATTACCCAATGGATGGTAGTTTTg AGTCACCACATACTATGGATATGTCAATTGTACTGGAAGATGAAAAGCCAGTGAGTGTTAATGAAGTACCAGACTACCATGAGGACATTCACACATACCTTAGGGAAATGGAG GTTAAATGTAAGCCTAAAGTGGGTTACATGAAGAAACAGCCAGACATTACTAACAGTATGAGGGCTATCCTCGTGGACTGGTTAGTTGAAGTAGGAGAAGAATATAAACTACAGAATGAGACCCTGCATTTGGCTGTGAACTACATTGATAGGTTTCTTTCATCGATGTCTGTGTTGAGAGGAAAACTTCAGCTTGTGGGCACTGCTGCTATGCTGTTAGCCTC AAAGTTTGAAGAAATATACCCCCCAGAAGTAGCAGAGTTTGTATACATTACAGATGACACTTATACCAAGAAACAAGTTCTGAGAATGGAGCACCTAGTTTTGAAAGTCCTTGCTTTTGACTTAGCTGCACCAACAATAAATCAGTTTCTTACCCAGTACTTTCTGCACCAGCAGTCTGCAAACTGCAAAGTTGAAAGTTTAGCAATG CCTGAATCATTAGTACAAAAGACTGGATATACGCTGGAAACTCTAAAGCCTTGTCTCATGGACCTTCACCAGACCTACCTCAGAGCTCCGCGGCATGCACAACAGTCAATAAGAGAAAAGTACAAAAACTCAAA GTATCATGGTGTTTCTCTCCTCAACCCACCCGAGACACTAAATGTGTAA